CGCACAGGCCGCAGCTGTTGCACGGATAGACCTTGCTCTTGAGCCCGAGCTTCTCCCGGAGGGCGAGCAGCTTGTCGATCTCCTCCCGCGGCAGGGGCTTGACGGGGCCGAGCTGGCGCGCGGCGGCGCTCACCTGGGCGCTGTGCTCGACCTTCTCCAGCCGGTCGTAGGCGGTGAAGACGGTGTCGCCGACGGTGATCGTGCCGTGCCGCTCGATGATGAGGGCGTCGCAGTCGCCGATGAGCTCCGCGATCGCGCGGGGCCCCTCATCGGTGCAGGGGGTCGCGTAGGATGCGGTGGGGATGGAGCCGAAGATCATCACGATCTCCGGGAGCACGCACTGCGGGAGCTTCTGCCCCGCGAGGGAGAAGGCGATGGTGACGGGGGGATGGGCGTGCACGACGGCGCCGATGTCGGGGCGCTGCCGGTACGCCTCGAGGTGCAGGTACAGCTCGCCGGTCGGCTTCTTGTCCCCCTGCAGCTTCTTCCCCCCCATATCCGTCACGATAAGGTCGCGCGGGGAGAGGAACCCCTTGTTGATGCCGCTGGGGGTGCTCAGGAGGCGGCCGGAGCCGAGGCGGACGCTCACGTTGCCGTCGCTCCCGGAGATGAAGCCCCGGGCGTACATGCGGCGGCAGACCTCGACGATATCCTGGCGGTATTCGCGTTCCGATTTCATCGGCGGTTCCGGATCCCGTCCCCCCGCCGCGCCCGGGGGCCGCGGCGTCAGAGGATGAAGGCGTTCAGGTCCAGGTGGGGGTTCGGGATCACCACGCGGCGGACGAGCGCCCCCATCTCCTTGATCCGGTCGATGCCGGCCTGGACGGCCGCCTCGACGTCCGCCCAGGCCCCCGTGAGCACGACGAACGATTTTCCCCCGAGCCCGTTGCCGACGCGTATGAGGACGAGCTCGATCGCCGTCTCCTTCGCGGCGGCGTCCGCGGCGACGATGCAGGCGGGGGCGTTGAACGTCTCGATGACGCCCAGCGCCCCGAGGGCGTGGACCGGCGTGGCCGCGATGAGCGCCGGGACGACCTGCGCGTGCACGTTCGGCAGCAGCAGCGTGCCGGTGACCGCGCCGCCGCCCGCCTCGAGGCCCGCGTCGAGGGACCGCTGCACCGCCTCGACGTCCCCCGTGACCAGCACGAGGTACTTGCCGGGACAGATGCCGCGCGAGTCCACCACCGAGACCTCGGCCCTCTTCGCCATCGCGTCCGTGGCGAGGATCCCCGAGGCGATGCTGTTGAACTCGATCAGTCCGATTGCCGGTTCCATACCACCCTTGCGGTCGGCCGCGGCGCGGATGCGCCCCGCGGCGGCCTTGTGCTCACGCCGCGGCGATGACCACGGCGTCCTTGATCTCTTTCACCACGCCGGCGATGCTCGCGTGGTGCCGCGCCCCCAGCGCCCCCTCGGGGATCTCCGCGACGACCTGCCCCTTCCGCACGCGCTGCCCCACCTTCACGCACGGCACCGCCGCCGCGCCGACGTTCTGTTTCAGGGGGATCGACACGCGCGAGGGGGCGAGGCGTTTCGGGCTGAACGGCACCCTCACGTTGTACCTGCCGAGGCCGAGGCGGGCGACGAGGCGGCCGGTGGCGATGCGGGTGGTCTCCCGCGCCGGCCGGGGCGTCGGGGCGGGGGCCTTCCCCCCCGCCGCCCACCCGAGCGCCTTCAGATTCCGCTTGATGTTGCCGTTGATGCGGGCGATCGGGAGGCCCATCGGGCAGATGTAGAGGCCGCAGAGCTCGCACTCGCAGCACAGGTGCGCGGAGGTCGTGCCCGCGCCGGCCGGGAACGGGAGGCCGAAGAGGACCGAGCGCATGACCAGGTGCGGGTACAGCTCGTGCCCGAGCAGGTAGCGGGGGCAGATCATCGTGCAGAGGTCGCACTGGCAGCAAAACTGGCGCGTCACGTGCAGGCTCTTCGTGAACGGGACCGTCCGCCGGCGGACCAGGAGGTGGTCGCGGGGAAGGACCACCACGGCGCCGGTCGTCTTGGTGAGCGGCTGCGAGGCGTCGTAGGAGAGCTTCCCCATCATCGGCCCCCCGAGCATCAGGGCGTACTCCTCGACCGTCGGCCCCCCCGCCGCGTCGATCAGCTCCCCCCAGGCGATCCCGATCGGCGCCTCGAAGGTGGCCGGCGCGCGGACGGCCCCCGCGACCGTGACGTAGCGGGAGACGACCGGCCTCCCCTCCGCGGCGTCGGCGATGTTCTTGAACGTCTCGACGTTGCTGTTCGCCACGCCGACGTCGAGCGGGAGCCCGCCCGCGGGGATCACGCGGCCGGTCGTCTCGTAGACGATGACGAACTCGTCG
This portion of the Chlamydiota bacterium genome encodes:
- a CDS encoding electron transport complex protein RnfC, whose protein sequence is MTATLIDKVKQAGVVGAGGAGFPTWKKIDARVDVVIANGAECEPLLHNDQYLMAREAARVVRGMELVMEATGAGEGIVGLKEKYRDAVAAFRKTLGKKSRIRLAFLENAYPAGDEFVIVYETTGRVIPAGGLPLDVGVANSNVETFKNIADAAEGRPVVSRYVTVAGAVRAPATFEAPIGIAWGELIDAAGGPTVEEYALMLGGPMMGKLSYDASQPLTKTTGAVVVLPRDHLLVRRRTVPFTKSLHVTRQFCCQCDLCTMICPRYLLGHELYPHLVMRSVLFGLPFPAGAGTTSAHLCCECELCGLYICPMGLPIARINGNIKRNLKALGWAAGGKAPAPTPRPARETTRIATGRLVARLGLGRYNVRVPFSPKRLAPSRVSIPLKQNVGAAAVPCVKVGQRVRKGQVVAEIPEGALGARHHASIAGVVKEIKDAVVIAAA
- a CDS encoding class II aldolase/adducin family protein → MKSEREYRQDIVEVCRRMYARGFISGSDGNVSVRLGSGRLLSTPSGINKGFLSPRDLIVTDMGGKKLQGDKKPTGELYLHLEAYRQRPDIGAVVHAHPPVTIAFSLAGQKLPQCVLPEIVMIFGSIPTASYATPCTDEGPRAIAELIGDCDALIIERHGTITVGDTVFTAYDRLEKVEHSAQVSAAARQLGPVKPLPREEIDKLLALREKLGLKSKVYPCNSCGLCASSGGAAHTAHGLVSALSAELYRTLREKL
- a CDS encoding BMC domain-containing protein, coding for MEPAIGLIEFNSIASGILATDAMAKRAEVSVVDSRGICPGKYLVLVTGDVEAVQRSLDAGLEAGGGAVTGTLLLPNVHAQVVPALIAATPVHALGALGVIETFNAPACIVAADAAAKETAIELVLIRVGNGLGGKSFVVLTGAWADVEAAVQAGIDRIKEMGALVRRVVIPNPHLDLNAFIL